DNA sequence from the Zonotrichia albicollis isolate bZonAlb1 chromosome 29, bZonAlb1.hap1, whole genome shotgun sequence genome:
AGCACGAGTTTATGTGATGACTCTTGGCTGGAATTAAGGATTTCAAACTCCAGCGGAGAGCAGAATCCACTTCTCCTCTCTCacattcaggaaaaaattctttccaTAAATAACAGCTCCGTGTCCCAAAGGACCTGACCTGTGTGTCCCTGACCTCCTGTTGTTTCAGGACAACACCCCAGGAACCACACAACAAGCctggaaaagggagaagaaTTGGAAAAGGGAGTGGAGGGAATTTCAGGATGCTCCAGGAATTTCAAGAAGGGTTTTCTCATCAACCTTTCCATGTCAAAACTCCCAACTTGCTTGGAAATGTCCTTTGGGGCCTCAGGAGCCAGGTGAGAGAGTGGGGACTGAGGTTTAGACTCTGTGTGGGCAAAGGAATCGTCATTCCTTTTCCTGGGATCCACTGTCCTGGACAGGCTCTGATTTCCCACTGGGAACTTCTCATTGTGTGAGCAGCAACCATTTCACAGGGGCTGCACTAAAGCCCTTTAAAGATTCCTGCCAATCCCAGCTATTCCAGGGCTCTTTGAACAGTTGAATTTCTCCAATCCCACAGCAGATTGGGGTTGTCTGTCCCCTTTCTCCAGGGAAGGGTTTTTCCAGGTGTCCCTCACGAGGGACATGTCTGTTCCCATGCTTTCAGAGCTCCTCCacactcccagctcccattcAAGACCCAAAGTGCCTGAAAATCCTCCTCAGGAATCTCCcgcagagcaggaaaaatggAGAGAACTGAgcacccaaaatcccattggtggctgtgccctgccaggttctgtccttgtcaccctgcccagcacaggtgGCTCGTGTTCTCCCACAGGGATTCCCTTGGGGACAGGAGCCTGTCCCACcaagcccagctcagagcacacCCCAGCAGTGAGATGGTCCAAATGGGACAAACACAACTGGAAAAtgtgctgctctgcaaggccaggagattccagctccttctccctAATTACATGCGATTGCTTCTTGGCAAGAGCTCAGCCTGCCAGAGCAGTGAGGTTTTACAAACATTCACACAGGCATTAGATCATTGTTTGAAGGAGTTATTGGCAGCCCAAATCTGAAGTAAAAACAGAGTTTAAAGCAGACCATATTGACCAGGGTGAAGCTGGCTGCTTTCATGTCTCCTGCTCGTCTCCGGACACCCAGGACCCCATTCATTTCCTGTCACTCCCATCACCGTGGCATTCCTGGGGCTGGGTGTCACCACCCTGGGGGGTTCTGGCCTTGTTAGGAACACAGGTTTATAGAACCAAGAGAAACCCAggatggtttggattggaaaggaccttaaatcccatcgggtgccacctctgccatggcagggacaccttccccaaCCCCAGGTGACTCCAAGCctggtccagcctggcctgggacactttccagggatgcagagacagcaacagctgctctgggcaccctgcaCCAGGGTCTGCCCACCCTCAAAGAGAGGAATTCCATCCCAACATCCATCCATTGGCAGTGTGAAACCATCCTCTgtgtcctggcactccaggcccttgtccagAGTCCCTCTTCAATATTTATTTCTCTATATCCGAGAAACACCTTCCCACATCCACAAACTCACACACTGGGAACGAGGCCTTTTCCCTTTGTATTTCAACAGAAATTTGtatttctgctctgctctcgTGAATCCATCCTTGCCTCTGCTGGGCCAGTCTGACATCATGGGATGAGCTCTGGAGAGCTCTGCCATCCTCTCCCAAACCCTTTGGGAAAGCAGGTGGGGGCTCAAGCCCATGGCAAAGGACAAATGGGAATTGCCAGGATAGAATAAAAGCCACAAAGGCCTGCTGCAGAGGTGGGTCTGTCCTGCACCACACTCAGGTGGGGCCAGGAGCCTCTGGCAGCTCGGATATGGATAAAAATACCCCAGGCTCTGGCAGCCAAGCAGGCTGGAGCTCCTCACAGAGCCCTGGAGGACACCCTGGCCTTCCACGTGCTCCTAAATTAGATCTCCTGAGACCAGCCCTGGCTTTTAAAAGGGAGGTGAGCTTGTTAGTGCCCAGCATTATCCCTTAAATGGGAATCAGCACTTTTACTGCACTTGGAGGGGCTGTAAAAGGCAAGGAGGGAaggggcagagccaggaagcagcagagcctggcacggAGGGGCCACTCAGGAGCTCTGGAATTGTGAATTTACCAGTGCTGAGGTAGAACAAGCCCCAGATTAAGCCCTTGGGAAGGTGCAAGAAGACACAGAGAAGGTTTTaggggcagctccttctcctgaGGCCAAAACCTTGGGCTGGAAAGGGTCTAAGTGAGGATTGCCAAGCTCTCCACCCATCAAAGTCAGGGTGTGCAGGCTCCTTTCTTCCCAAATCACAGCTTGacttacacagccctgcactgctggcacAGGAAAGCCAGGGAAGTCACATTACAGGAGTAAAAAAAgctcctgtgctgtcagagattcccctcccagcctgcccagggaTCAGGGACACCAGCTGGAAAAGGCTCTCGTGACTCTGCTCCAGGGTTTCCTTGGCCGAGGCGATTTGGGGTGTAATTGTGTCTGTTCCCATGTTCCCAGAGAGCTCCCATCCTGTCCTGGAGATACAAATTAATAAGGAAATAAATTAATCAAAAGTGCTGGCTTTTGGTTACAGAGGCAGCCCCAGAATCTGAACATAAATGATGGAGAAACGTCTGTGAGATCTGAGAGCTGCCAGGCGCCAACTAAACCCGTCCTGCCAAGGCCATTGTGGAATCACAACCCAAAATCAAAAGGACAAAACAAAGACAAATGACACAGGAATCATCCTGGAAAAGCTCTCAGGAATCTGCCATCATGTTTTAGAAAGAATGAggaatttctgctgctttaaaCTGATTTTACAGTGCAAACCTGGTGTTGCAGCAGTAGCTTTAGGAAAATCCGAAGCAACAAAAAGCTTAAACACCTTTTTTAATATTAAGCAGTCCCACTCCCTGGGAGGGTTTAGTGAGTGTTGTCACCCTAAAATATGGGAATTTTTGCAGGAGAGTTGACGTCCTTCCTAAGGTCAGATGTGATGAGATGGagccaggaagaaaaaaataattggtCCTGGTTTTAAGTGTTAAGCAATTCTGCCTCCCTGAAATAAGCAGTATAATTTATTGTTTTTTCTTGCTCACACAGCAAAATCCACAAACTACCGAGACAACCAGGAGGGGAAATTTGTCCCCTCACGTAAATCCATTTTTGCCTTGTAAAGCTGCATTCCcgagccagcagctgctccaaaggGCCGATCCCAGACCCCCCATTTCACTGCAGACACCCCCGGGGCTGTTTGGGTTCCAGGatcaccccaggacagcccaGGTGCGCCGGCCAGGCTGGTTTGGGAGCACGGGATGGACACAGCAGAGGTGACCGCCAGCGTGAGGCCGAAGGCAGCCGCCACTTTCCCAGGGATTTTCCCTTTGCTGTGTGTTTGGAAGGTCACACAGCTGTAAGGCAGacacaggaggagctggaagccTGCAGGGATCGCTGCCTCCATCCCACATGTGCCATGGAAGGAAGCTCTCCCGTGGACTGACATCCCATTAACTCCTGCTGGTGGGAGCTGATTCTTGGGGCTGGAAATCCTTTGGAGCATCCAAGTGCCAGCTGCTCATCCCGCAGATAACTCCGGTCCCATCCCTGACCCGGTGACTCgtatttattttctcattttataaGAACCAGGCTCTTCCCTGCTCTCATTCCTTGTGGGAATGAGCACTGGCCGGGTGTGAGGCTGCTCTGTCTCGGATACCCGAGATGGAAAACTGGGATCTTGTCCAGCAGGCTGTCTGTCTGCCTGGGAAAAACCTCGGCTCCACACGCTCCCAATCGTGCCATCAGCTGGAGCGAGGTGGAACTTCACAGGATGGGATGAACCAGCCTTTTTTCCAAAACCACCTGTGGGGACACAAAGTGCTTCcagagcccaggagagctcagggGGGAAAATCTGGAGGGCACAAAGCCTGGCAAAGCTTGGGAAAGGGCTTGGTGCTCTCTGGAAGGTTGCAGATCTCTCAGATTTGATGGCATATGCCGTCAAATCCAAGAGATGTGATACTGGGAAGggattcctccctgtgagggtgggcaggccctggcacagggtgcccagagcagctggggctgcccctggatccctggcagtgtcccaggccaggctggacagggcttggagcagcctgggaagtGTGTCCATGCacagaggaaggtgtccctgccatggcaggggcgGCCCAGGACgatctttggggtccctttccCACCCGAACTCCTCCATCTTTGCCCCCCTTTCCCGCCATCGCCCCAGCCCGCAGGGACCGACCCCCGGGGTCTCCCGGCCCCGCGCGCAGGGGCTGCGAGCGGCAGGACGCGCCAGGACCAGGCGGGGGCGCCACCACCCGCGAGCCCTGCTGCGCATGCGCACGGCGCGCCCCTCCCCGGGCGGAGCGCGGGAAGGCAGCGACGGGCGGGACCATCAGGGGGGGTCGTGGGGGAGGGGTCTGTGACGGCCACGGGGCTCCGGTGTCAGGTCTGGAACCCTCCGGGGCTCCGGTGCGAGGCTTATGAGCCCCGGGGCTCCGGTCCGCGGCCGTCTCAGTCCGGGGAACGCCGCGCAGGGAGAAGGAGCCCCTCGTTAATCACGGCACTCCCCCCTTAGCCCACGTCCGACATGGCCGCCCACCCCTCCAGCCCGCCGTGTCCGTGGCAGCCCCGCCCCGGTGGGCGCTGAGGGCCCGGGTGGGGCAGAGGGCGAAGGGAACGGCCCTGGGGCAGAAAAGTGACCGACCCCAAGGGCAAAAAAGGGTCAAACGCAGGAAAACAAAGGGATTGTTCTGGAACAGCAAAGGGACTGCTCTGAAGGCAGTGAAGGGACCGACCCAGGGGCAGCTCAGCCATCACAAACACCCCAGTTAGAACAGGGATGGAGCCTCAAGCCCTTTTATTGCCCATTCCTGGCAGCACTGGTGGCTCCGCGCTGCGGGGGTGGGACAAGGGACGGGAGCAGGCCTGGCATGGGGACAGcggccctgcctggctgtcacAGCCCCACCCAGGGTGTCCCCGAGGCCGGTGGGCTCCAGGCGCTGAATTCCCCGGAATCCGTGATGTCCTTGGCGGCCACCTGGATGTGGTGGAGGCTGCCGGGCTCCAGGTCCATCAGGGTGTGTGATGTCAGCTCGTAGGGCCccacctggggacagcggggtcaGGGACACGCCGGGCACAAGCACAGCTGTGCCTCAGTTTACCTAGGGGGGTGGCAGTACCGTGGTGGGGACGGAATCGTTGTCCCGGGAGTAGCGGATGCAGTAGTGGAGCGGGAAATACTCcgggaatggccaggaggatgGAGGGTTccactccagcagcagcttctggggctccccagggatgggggagaCCCGCAGGGCCTCAGGGGGGTCTGGTTTTACTGGGGAGATAAGGAGAGAattccaggatggtttgggtgggaaggaacATTGAGGATCATCTCATCCcaccagggacaccttccactatctcacgttgctccaagcccccatccaacctggccttggacagtcccagggatccaggggcagccacagctgctctgggaattccattccagggcctcaccaccctcacaaccaagaatttttttccaatatcCCATCTGAATCCTCCTTTAGATTAAAACCAAGCCTCTTGTCCCACCACTGCAAGGAAAAAGTCACTTTCCTTCATTTCTAGACAAAGGGGGGATGTCGTGGCTGCGAGATCCAGCATGGGATTGTTGGGGACAGGGCCCAGTCTGAGCCCCAGCAAATCGTGGCACTGGTGATCCCACATGCCCAGCAGGGGAGAGCCCCAAAGGGTGAGACAGGAGGGTCGTGCAGGGGACCCCGGtgtccccatcctgcagcactCACTGATGTTCTCCAGGAGGAAGGGCAGCACTCCAAAGGCAGCTCCCAGGGGGTTCCGGGCGGTCACGTTGAGCTCATAGGGAGTGAGGGAAAACACCTGCAGGTCCCCGaaggagcagctctgcgggcCCGTCAGGGTGCACTCACCCGTGTCTGCGCCgtgcctggggacacagggacagctgccaagggctgggtgACATGGGAGAGCCTTTGGGGACCCCCACTCACCTGTAGGTGGCCACGAAGTCGGTGTCCAGCAGGGGATCGGGGCTCAGCCCCCAGGAGCAGTTCACAGCCTGGGGGTAGCTGCTGGCCCAGCACTCGATGGCCGGTGGCGGGGGCGGGtctgggacaggggacaggggtcaccccactgccagcacccccagggacccccggcCAGCGgcggggtcacagcagggctgggggcactcacagcccagccGCAGGCAGATGGTGGCCCAGGTCTCGCCGGTGacagggtggtggcagctgtAGTGGCCCTCGTGGGCCAGGCTGGCGttgggcagggccagccctgggGCCGGGGATGTGCCCAGGACGGTGCCACCCCGGTGCCACTCGGCCTCACCCCccgggcacagcagcagcacctccgTGCCCAGGGAGCCGTGCTGAGGggtgcagggggctggggacacatggggacatggcagggacactgcaTCAGGAAGGGTCTTGGCCTCCCTGGGCCCCTCAGTGCCatgcccagtgtccccagacccccagctctccccctggtccccccatgtccccaggcaTCATCAATCCCTCCATGCCTGTCTTCTgtaccccaatgtccccaatccctccagtgtccccacacttctctcccttgagaccctgtcattgtcccctgtcccctcactgtcccaaatcccctccatcTCCaaccccagtgctcccagtctgCCCAGTCCTGCTGTATCCCCAGATCCCCCCAGcctccatcccagtcccccctacctctgtccccgctgtccccatccccagtgcTCCCCGCCGTGCTGTTGTAGGGGACAGTGCAGGCGGGTGCCACCAAAGCCACGACCCAAAGCCACCTCATGCCAGGAGACTCAGCGGGGCTGCCCAGGCAcctgtggggacaggcaggACGGTCAAaccccagcactggggacagcacagaCACCACATGTCCCCAGGGGGACAGAGACATCACCCTGGAGCCACCCCACatgctgtgcctcagtttccccctggccctgccacaCACCCTGCAGAGGAATGGGTTCCAAAGGGGTCAGACCCTacagccaggacagagaggGGGTGAAAATTCCCACTGTTCCTACGGTTCCCCAGGGGGACGTGCAGCCACCCCTGCAGTTCCACACCTGGGATCAGGGGTTTGTGTCCCTCGGGTGGGTCCCCACCTCCACCCAGGGCAGGACTGTCCCCCGCAGAGAAagctccctgctttccccaaCCCAGCACTACAGGGACAGGTCCTGCCCTTGTCACCTCCCACCACAGCCATGGGCTGGCTCACCCCCCGAGGGGACATCCTCCGCTTTCCCTGGCTTTGGGGGTGCCCCAAACCcgacccccaaaccccagacccccaacaccccctgctctgcccgtggggatcccagtgcccccagacGCTCACCGCAGCAGGGCCAGCTGGGACCGCAgtgtccccgcagtgtccccGCCGGATCCCGGCGCTTCCCAGCCCATTTCCTCGCAGGAAGCGCCGTTCCCGTGGGGCCGGAGCTGCTTCGAGCGTGCTGCCacccccgccccgcgcccctGGGAAAGGGATCCAGCCCTGGCCAGGACGGTTCCCACCTCTCCCCTTCCTTCACGGTCACCTTTCCCCTCAAGGGACGGCAGAGCTGGAGATGGTGGCACCaatcccctgctgtccccaggtccccacagccccccgTGCCCACCCCGGTGCCCCCAGAGAGGAGCCACCCCATTCGTGTGACTATAAATAACTTtattgctgctgtgctgggggtgGGCTGGGTGGCCGGACAAGcaaagggacacacagggtgcTGTGACAGacctgtcccccctgtccctgtgccacccgtGCTGGCAGGGGCTcatctgccctgctcctgcagccgcTGCATGCTCAGGATCTGGCACAGGAGTCTCTGCACGTCCTCGTCCATGTGGCCCTGGGGTGGAGGGGACATTGGTGGGCACGTTGGAGTGGGGACATCAGGGAGGCTCTTTGcgtgtccctgggctggcaccCGGCTCAGCccccaccccagtgtcccagatgtccccagccctgtccccagctcacCTGCACAGCATAGAGCAGGTGGCTCCGGTAGAGTGTCACCACCTTGCTGTGCCTCGTCTCtgtctcctgcagcacagggagggggtttggccacagggctgggggctcgGGGGAGCCCCGAACCCCGCAGGTGACCCAcctccagcttctcctccagctcctggatCCGTGCCTGGAGCGCGGCCGTGTTGGGTGGGGATTGTGGGGGCCCCCCCGGCTCGGGGAGGGCGTTCAGGGCTTCCTTCAGCCTGAAAACCTCCTTGGAGAGCTCCGTGAtctgcaggggcacaggggttacggggtgcccagagcagctgtggctgccccatccctggaatgtccGAGGccgggctggatggggctggagcagcctgggacagtgcagGTGTCCTTTCCCATAGCAGgggggaatgggatgagctttaaggtcccttccaacccaaattcaGTGATTCCACGTGTGCAAGGCCACCATTCCCCTCCGAGCAGCCCCCCATGATTTCCCATGCCCTaccttcctgtccctgtccctgaccaGCCGTGCCGCGTCCTCGGCGTGGCCGTGGAGCTCCCGCAGCCGCCGCGCCTCGTCCTgggcctgctccagctgcttctgCGCGGCGCCCAGCCTGTCCTCGGCTGCCTGCCGCTCGCTCTTCATGAACAGCGCCTGCCGCTGCACACGGAACACCTCCTCGCACGTCTTCTCGTGCCGccgctccagctcctgcagccgcTGCGCCAGCGCCGCCGCCTCGGCCCGCAGCCCGGCCTCGGCCGCCTCgtgctgcgccctgggcacGGCCGCCGCCAGCTCCGCCTGCAGCCGGGCGGCCTCGCGGGCCTTGGCGTTGGCCGCGGCCTCGAGCTGCGCCAGGCGCTCCCGCAGGGCCCGCGCCTGCTCCTGCAGCGCCGCCGTGCCGCGGGCGTGCTCCTCCCGGGGCACCCAGCCCTCGGCCCGCGCCCGCTGCGGCCACGCCGGGGCCTCCTCCTCGTGCTTccgcagccgctcccgcagcgcgCCCAGCTCGGCCTCCCTGCGTGCCAGCGTGGCCcggagctctgccagctgcgCCTCGGCCTCCGCCTGCTGCCGCTCCGCAGCTCTGGGTGCGTCCCGCGgccttgcctgcagctcccGCCGCAGCGCCTCCGCCTCGGCCTCGGCGCGCCCGCAGCGCTCCAGCAGCGCTTCCTTCTCCCGCGACGCCTCCTCCGCAGAGGCTCCCGGCGAGGCCGCGGCCTCCGCAGCCTCCAGCCgggcctgcagctccttcagccgCCGCTCCCGCTCCTCCAGCTCGGTCTGTGCCCGCTTCAGGGCCGCCCGCGCCTCCGCCAGCTCCGCGCCCGGCTGGCcagagggtgaggaggaggaggatgtctGCACCCCCAGCTCGCCCAGCGCTGCCTTGCACTCGCCCCAGGCCCAGGCCGGCTCCTCGGTGGGCCGGGGCCCCGCGGTTCCCCTCAGGCTGGGCTCCGAGGCCGCGCGCTGCCCGTCCCCTCCGGCCCGCGCCGTGCCCTCCCTGGCCTGCGCCCGCAGCCGCTCCAGCTCCCGCTGCAGGGCCTGGTACTGACTGGCGGGCACCGTGTCCCCCGGGGCAGGGGGGCTGCTCTCGTCCCGCTCGTAGTTCTCCAGCACCTGCCGAGAGACCGTGAGGCCACCGTGGGCCAGGGGACAAGGAACAGAGGGACAGACGGACGGACAGAGGGGAACGTGCCTGGATtttctctctcagctccttgTTCTGCACAGTCAGGGACTGCACCTGCCCCCGGagcgtggccagcagctcctcagccgAGGGGCTCAGCGTCTTCTTGGAGAGCAgcatctctgctcctgcagggcacagggacctggggctgtgcccacctgtgcccccctacccagtgccacctccccaGGGTGTCACTGGGAGGCTGGCAAGACCTACCTGGGAACTCAAGCGGGTCTCCCTCCTCGTCCTGCAGCGTCTCAATGTCATAGCTCGTGTTCTCCTTCTCATTCTGGGGGTGCAGGGTGGAGGTGatgcccctgtcccagccctgggcactgccagctgtgtcctgcccACACCCACCTCCATCGAGGACAGGCGGCTCCGCAGAGCCTCCACCTCCTTGCCCAGCTTCTCCTTCTCCCCGTCCCGTGCCACCAGccgctcctgcagctcctggatctgcagggcagggcatggaaacaGGGTCCCTTTGGCTCCTGGCAGAGTCCTGGTGGCATTCCCGGCACCAGGACCCCTTGGAGAGCTGAGGTCACCTCCAGATCTTCCCTGGCCTCACCTGTTTCTCCATGGAGCGCAGGGAGGCCTCATCCAGCTCTGCCCGCTGGCAGGACccagggagagaacagggagGGATGAGTGCTGTCCCCgtctcccctgtcccctctgcatgTCCCAGGACCCTGCAGCCGGTACCTCCCGtctctgcttctcctgctgctccaagccccggaTCTTCTGCAGGAACTGGGCCCTCTCCTGCCGCAGCCGCACGATCTCCTCGTAGGCGTCCCGGTCCTCCTGCAGGGATCACAGAAagcattgagtccaactcctggcacagaaaacccccaaaatcccactgtGTGCCCCAAGGGGCTTTTTGACACCAAATACTCCAATGAGGAGACCCTTCATTGAGGTGTTTTGGGCTGCTCTGCACCTGCCAGACCAGGTGAGCACCTGGGGACCCATTTCTCACCtggctgggggtgcccaggggaggcagaggggccttcctcttcctcggGGTGCTGCTCTTCTCCCTGACAGATGACTGGCTGGGCGAAGACGTCTGcggacaccccagagcagaggggacgTCACACCCACAGtgccctccctccttcctgagCCAGGGGACCCTCCAGGGACGGCCACCAGCCCCTCACCTGCGACGCCTGCTCAGTTGACTCCTCTTCTGTGGGGCACAGTGGGAGGGAAGAGAAATTGGGGAGATTTAGGggctcagagctcagagctgaggcacctcagctgggacagccccAAACACCCAGGAAAAGGGGACACATCCAGTGACaacccccagggatggtgacagggAGCCCCGGCAGCCTCACCGCTGGCCCAGGAGCGGCGCTGGGCCgcctcctgcagcaggtgctGGATGAGGGCGTTGCCCGTGGCCAGCCCGTAGTGAGCAGCATCGTGGCCGGTGGCGTCCACCACGCCCACGCGGGCACCGGCGCTGACCAGCACCTCCACGGTGTCCACGCTGCCGCTCTCGCAGGCCAGCATCAGCGCTGTCCTGGGCACGGGAGAGCGTGGGTGAGGGGATAATCCATCCCTGGGACCAGCCCGGCCCCCAGCGCCACAGCCCCACCTGCCCTGCAGGTCCCGGCAGTTGACGGCGGCCCCGCGGTGCAGCAGGTACCGGCACAGCTCCGAGTGGCTCATCTTGGCAGCCAGGATCAGCGGCGTGCAGCCCTCCTGGGCAGGATGGGGAGCAGAGGGGGTTCAGATCCCCCCACGGGGCAGCCTGCTCCCGATATCACCCCAGTTTCCATGTCCCACCCCAGTTTCCATGTCCCACCCCAATTTCTATGTCCCACCCCAATTTCCACGCCCCACCCCAATTTCCACATCCCACCCCAATTTCCAGCTCCCACCCAAGTTGTGCTGCGTTtcaggacagccccagcctggcacagcaggaccaggagcagagggaccCCACCTTGTCCTTGCTGTTCAAGGGAGCCTTGAAGTCACAGAGGATCTCGGAGCAGGAGATGCAGCCGCTGGCAGCTGTGGGCAAGGACAGAGGCTGAgcactgtccccatggggacaggagcaggacagggctggcactgccccctgaggggacaggagaaggacagggctggcactgtccccgaggggacaggagaaagacagggctggcactgcccccagggggacaggagcaggacagggctggcactgcccccgAGGGGACAGGagaaggacagggctggcactgtCCCCACTCACCCGCCAGGTGCAGCGCGGTCCGGCCACTGCCATCGGCCACGTCCACAGGGCAGGAGGCCTGGGGAGAGAGCCTGGGTCACGGGAggagggggacagagggacagactgCTCGGGTGGCTCTGTGGCACGGTGAAGGACAGGGGACTGACAGACTCTGTGGTGTGGCGAAGGagtgggacagacagacaaacCCCCGCTGGCTCCACGCTGTGGTGAAGGACAAGGGACAGAGCCCTGTGGCTCCctggtgccaggcagcagcacacagagctgggaacTGCCATGCCAAGGCACTGCCGAGGGAAGGGGGTTCAAGGGCAGGGAGGAcactctgctggcacagcacctccctccctccctctgtccctcctccctctcccgGTACCTGCAGCAGTTTGCTGACACACTGAGGGTGCCCGTGCTTGGAGGCCAAGTGCAGGGCAGTGTAACCTGGGAAGGGACAAACAGGTCACAGCAcggccagcagggctgtgccagaggggacagcttggggacagAGAGACAGGAACAAAGCAGGATCTGCTGGAACAGGGGGACAACCCCAGGAGCTCATCAGGCACTGCTTGAGCTCCTTTAGGAAACTGGGACAATTTACAGCCCCCCAGGCGTGGCCACCACCTCTGTCCCCTCAGCCTCAACACCTGGGGATGACCAGTGGCTCTGTGTGGCAGGGACACGTGGTGGCCATGCCCTCACCCGAGCTGTCCTTGGTCATGGCATCCACGCCGTGGGCCAGCATTGCTTCCAGGCAGTCCACGTTGCCCCGTGTGGCGGCCAGGTGGAACCTGCAGcgagagcaggggctgtgggactctgtcccctgtccccagccgtgtccccagggcagggcctggcactCACGCGGATTTGCCCTCCGAGTCCAGCTTGGTGGGCACCAGGCCCTTGCGGAGCAGGAGCGACGTGACCCGCCCGGCATCGTTGTAGTCCACGGCCTGCAGCAGCTTCTCGTCGTTCTTGGTCCAGTCCTGGCTCTGCAAgggag
Encoded proteins:
- the EBI3 gene encoding interleukin-27 subunit beta, which produces MGWEAPGSGGDTAGTLRSQLALLRCLGSPAESPGMRWLWVVALVAPACTVPYNSTAGSTGDGDSGDRAPCTPQHGSLGTEVLLLCPGGEAEWHRGGTVLGTSPAPGLALPNASLAHEGHYSCHHPVTGETWATICLRLGYPPPPPAIECWASSYPQAVNCSWGLSPDPLLDTDFVATYRHGADTGECTLTGPQSCSFGDLQVFSLTPYELNVTARNPLGAAFGVLPFLLENIIKPDPPEALRVSPIPGEPQKLLLEWNPPSSWPFPEYFPLHYCIRYSRDNDSVPTTVGPYELTSHTLMDLEPGSLHHIQVAAKDITDSGEFSAWSPPASGTPWVGL